A DNA window from Helianthus annuus cultivar XRQ/B chromosome 15, HanXRQr2.0-SUNRISE, whole genome shotgun sequence contains the following coding sequences:
- the LOC110912442 gene encoding dof zinc finger protein DOF3.2-like, with the protein MIQELFGASAAGLLNQDINLPISTPIEASHSLSPSPSSSTTTATTTTTTTTTAPIPTPTTSDHQKLRCPRCDSSHTKFCYYNNYNLTQPRHFCKTCRRYWTKGGALRNVPIGGGCRKNKGTTIATTVGKPISTSGKLKSVVSSELGKSSFMHGFELDQSSHNNPIIWSGPPQTSHLLSLFRATQNPNPNFTSNSLTHMKDHNFMGGSHMGSLGFESLCSSLWRNNQQDHQNQHQDQDQGIMTNGHDQAVNQNQRLRSSTANYYHHDETVPLILGSNVASLTSASTSSSTILDSAPVLAGGDLGFWNQTLPWSDLAAANGAYH; encoded by the exons ATGATCCAAGAACTATTTGGTGCAAGTGCTGCTGGACTTCTAAATCAAGACATAAATCTTCCCATTTCTACACCCATTGAAGCCTCACACTCACTTTCACCCTCACCCTCTTCTTCCactaccaccgccaccaccaccaccaccaccacaaccaccgcaCCCATCCCCACCCCCACCACCTCCGACCACCAGAAGCTAAGATGTCCACGGTGTGACTCCTCCCACACAAAGTTTTGCTACTACAACAACT ACAACCTCACTCAACCTCGCCACTTCTGCAAGACTTGCAGGCGTTACTGGACCAAAGGTGGGGCCCTCCGCAATGTCCCCATCGGCGGTGGCTGCCGGAAAAATAAAGGAACCACCATAGCAACCACCGTAGGAAAACCTATCTCCACCTCCGGAAAACTGAAATCTGTAGTGTCATCTGAGCTTGGAAAGTCTAGTTTCATGCATGGATTTGAACTTGATCAATCCAGTCACAATAACCCAATAATATGGTCTGGTCCACCACAAACATCTCATCTACTTTCATTATTCAGAGCTACacaaaaccctaaccctaatttcaCATCAAACTCACTAACCCACATGAAAGATCACAACTTTATGGGTGGATCACACATGGGTAGTCTAGGGTTTGAATCTTTATGCAGTTCTTTGTGGAGAAATAATCAACAAGATCATCAAAACCAACATCAAGATCAAGATCAAGGGATCATGACCAATGGTCATGATCAAGCTGTTAATCAAAACCAACGGTTGAGATCATCTACAGCAAACTACTACCATCATGATGAAACTGTACCTTTGATCTTGGGTAGTAATGTGGCCAGCCTGACATCAGCATCAACATCTAGTTCAACTATTTTGGATTCTGCTCCAGTTCTTGCAGGTGgtgatttagggttttggaacCAAACCCTACCATGGTCTGATCTAGCAGCAGCTAATGGTGCTTATCATTAA